In Rosa chinensis cultivar Old Blush chromosome 1, RchiOBHm-V2, whole genome shotgun sequence, a genomic segment contains:
- the LOC112169995 gene encoding ribosomal protein S2, mitochondrial, with protein sequence MDENKARFMFVNTNSLWDEIVEQMTKKIGCYSPSMNTLWRTGGFLTNSHSPKKFRSRRKKIVFGQTQPPDCLVVFVSERKSSVILEAHRLQILIVSLVDSDMPIEYYNKITYSIPCNSSVQFVYLFCNLITKTFMLQQKKSGADSAEIETSERVGVIEEAKSAKKDEVLMVQSIKG encoded by the exons ATGGACGAGAACAAGGCCCGCTTCATGTTCGTCAACACCAACTCCCTCTGGGACGAAATCGTCGAACAAATGACCAAGAAGATCGGCTGCTACTCTCCCTCCATGAACACTCTCTGGCGCACCGGCGGCTTCCTCACCAATAGTCACAGCCCTAAGAAGTTCAGGTCTCGCCGGAAGAAGATCGTCTTCGGACAGACTCAGCCGCCGGACTGCCTCGTGGTTTTCGTCTCCGAGAGGAAGTCGTCGGTGATTCTCGAGGCGCATAGGTTGCAAATTTTGATTGTTTCGCTTGTGGACTCGGACATGCCTATCGAGTACTACAACAAGATCACGTATTCGATTCCGTGTAATTCCTCGGTGCAATTTGTGTACCTGTTCTGCAATTTGATCACCAAGACGTTCATGCTTCAGCAGAAGAAAAGCGGCGCCGATTCTGCCGAAATTGAGACTAG TGAGCGAGTGGGGGTTATAGAGGAGGCTAAGAGCGCAAAGAAGGATGAGGTGCTTATGGTTCAATCAATTAAAGGATGA